One window of Streptomyces sp. FIT100 genomic DNA carries:
- the pdxH gene encoding pyridoxamine 5'-phosphate oxidase, whose product MREHYRSTPLDDADLPPEPMEQFVHWFKDAATGHLHEPNAMIVSTATPDGRPSSRTVLLKHFDHRGFVFYTNYTSRKGRELDANPHISLLFPWHPLTRQIIVTGTAARVGRDETAAYFRTRPHGSQLGAWASPQSSVIASRAELTGRYEELAARYPEGEQVPVPPEWGGYRVTPETVEFWQGHENRLHDRLRYVRAADEPTGWRIERLAP is encoded by the coding sequence ATGCGCGAGCACTACCGCTCGACCCCGCTCGACGACGCGGACCTGCCCCCCGAGCCGATGGAACAGTTCGTCCACTGGTTCAAGGACGCCGCGACCGGCCACCTGCACGAGCCGAACGCCATGATCGTCTCCACGGCGACCCCCGACGGCCGGCCGTCCTCCCGCACGGTGCTGCTCAAGCACTTCGACCACCGCGGCTTCGTCTTCTACACGAACTACACCTCACGCAAGGGCCGCGAGCTCGACGCCAACCCCCACATCTCGCTGCTCTTCCCCTGGCACCCGCTGACCCGCCAGATCATCGTGACCGGCACGGCCGCCCGCGTCGGCCGCGACGAGACGGCGGCGTACTTCCGCACCCGCCCCCACGGCTCCCAGCTCGGCGCCTGGGCCAGCCCCCAGTCCTCCGTGATCGCCTCCCGCGCGGAGCTGACGGGCCGTTACGAGGAGCTCGCCGCCCGCTACCCGGAGGGCGAGCAGGTGCCGGTCCCGCCGGAGTGGGGCGGCTACCGCGTCACCCCGGAGACGGTCGAGTTCTGGCAGGGCCATGAGAACCGGCTGCACGACCGGCTCCGCTACGTACGCGCAGCGGACGAGCCCACGGGTTGGCGAATCGAGCGCCTGGCGCCCTGA